In Fimbriimonadaceae bacterium, the following proteins share a genomic window:
- a CDS encoding HAD-IC family P-type ATPase, with translation MHREGLSGQEARRRLEQHGPNALPESSGPSLASRIAAQFTSPIVWLLVAAVGIDLAIWLSKGGGGVPLEAAAIALILVVNACLGVYQEYRADEALSKLQELAQPRSTVWRDGKQRKIPSRELVPGDVVRLETGDRVPADVRVVETRGILLDESMLTGESVPVDRASGEELRAGTRLVKGGAAAEVVRTGAQSALGKLASTLQGLKATPTPLERKLGAFGSLVSKWVAGLAAALVLGGVWVEGLDSLGHVLVFSIALAVAAVPEGMPAVMTLTLARGVERMARRNAVVRRMVAVEALGSVTVIATDKTGTLTENRMTVEGLECEEERAVLRAMVLANDAEPDSDSGDPLERALLEFARDRGVDAGAERERCPRSDELPFESKRKYMRVTCGDGERWLKGAPEVLLGRSDLGDEARKRWLARAKEAAAEGYRLLAFARGGDDEDRGVEFLGFAKLWDPPREEVQGALARTREAGVRVVMVTGDHPQTARAIADAIGLATDDVVLGEDLEGLDELPEGANVFARVQPEQKLALIERLQEKGHIVAMTGDGVNDAPALKRADVGIAMGRRGTDLAREVSDLVLTDDNFASIVAAIEHGRGIFANIQKFIRFLFATNFAELCVVVVGALGAFVAGMREPGGEVLLPLTAVQLLWINVVTDGPVALALGFDRNPGAMKRPPRPPDSPMLDRFGVRFVVGVGLLASAVGLALFGTLLTHVSFGEARSALFQFLAVGQLLVAYPARSASASRRNVALAASVVGAVGLQVAAATVPWLRTVLGLAPMTPAVAGAVAGAAVLSWALAEGLVRTPWLAGAAPARRVQSVL, from the coding sequence ATGCATCGCGAAGGTCTGAGCGGGCAGGAGGCGCGGAGGCGGCTGGAGCAGCACGGCCCGAACGCGCTTCCCGAAAGCTCGGGGCCGAGTCTGGCCTCGCGGATCGCGGCGCAGTTCACGAGCCCGATCGTGTGGCTTTTGGTCGCGGCCGTCGGGATCGACCTTGCGATCTGGCTCTCGAAAGGGGGTGGCGGCGTGCCGCTCGAAGCCGCGGCCATCGCCCTGATCCTCGTTGTAAACGCGTGTCTTGGCGTGTATCAGGAGTACCGCGCCGACGAGGCGCTGTCCAAGCTCCAGGAACTGGCCCAGCCCCGTTCCACGGTGTGGCGCGACGGCAAACAGCGCAAGATTCCCAGCCGCGAACTCGTTCCCGGCGACGTCGTGCGCCTCGAGACCGGCGACCGCGTTCCGGCGGACGTTCGCGTGGTGGAGACCCGGGGCATCCTGCTCGACGAGTCGATGCTGACCGGCGAATCGGTCCCGGTCGACCGTGCGTCCGGCGAGGAGCTTCGCGCCGGCACGCGGCTCGTGAAGGGCGGCGCGGCCGCGGAGGTCGTGCGCACCGGGGCGCAGAGCGCGTTGGGCAAGCTCGCCTCGACGCTCCAGGGGTTGAAGGCTACCCCGACACCCCTCGAGCGCAAGCTGGGCGCCTTCGGCAGCCTGGTCTCGAAGTGGGTGGCGGGGCTGGCGGCGGCCCTGGTGCTCGGCGGCGTGTGGGTCGAGGGCCTCGATTCGCTCGGCCACGTGCTGGTGTTCTCGATCGCGCTCGCGGTGGCGGCGGTGCCCGAAGGGATGCCCGCGGTGATGACGCTCACCCTGGCCCGCGGGGTCGAGCGCATGGCGCGCCGGAACGCGGTGGTGCGCCGGATGGTCGCGGTGGAGGCCCTCGGCTCGGTAACCGTGATCGCGACAGACAAGACGGGGACCCTCACCGAGAACCGGATGACCGTGGAGGGTTTGGAGTGCGAGGAGGAGCGGGCCGTGCTGAGGGCGATGGTGCTCGCCAACGATGCAGAGCCGGACTCCGATTCGGGAGACCCCCTGGAGCGCGCGCTGTTGGAGTTCGCGCGGGATCGCGGCGTGGACGCCGGTGCGGAGCGCGAGCGGTGCCCGCGCTCGGACGAGCTTCCGTTCGAGAGCAAGCGCAAGTACATGCGCGTCACGTGCGGCGACGGGGAGCGGTGGCTCAAGGGCGCGCCGGAGGTGCTGCTTGGGCGGTCGGACCTCGGCGACGAGGCGCGAAAGCGCTGGCTCGCAAGGGCGAAGGAGGCGGCCGCGGAGGGGTATCGGCTGCTCGCCTTCGCCAGGGGCGGGGACGACGAGGATCGGGGCGTGGAGTTCCTCGGGTTCGCCAAGCTGTGGGACCCGCCCCGCGAGGAGGTGCAGGGTGCGCTCGCCCGCACCCGGGAGGCGGGCGTCCGCGTGGTGATGGTCACCGGTGACCATCCGCAGACGGCCCGCGCGATCGCCGACGCGATCGGCCTCGCCACCGACGACGTGGTGTTGGGCGAGGACCTCGAGGGGCTGGACGAGTTGCCCGAAGGCGCGAACGTGTTCGCGCGCGTGCAGCCCGAGCAGAAGCTCGCGCTGATCGAGCGGCTCCAGGAGAAGGGCCACATCGTGGCGATGACCGGCGACGGGGTGAACGACGCGCCCGCGCTCAAGCGCGCCGACGTCGGGATCGCGATGGGCCGCCGCGGCACGGACCTCGCACGCGAGGTGTCGGACCTGGTGCTGACCGACGACAACTTCGCGTCGATCGTGGCGGCGATCGAGCACGGAAGGGGCATCTTCGCGAACATCCAGAAGTTCATCCGCTTCCTCTTCGCGACGAACTTCGCCGAGTTGTGCGTGGTGGTGGTCGGTGCGCTGGGGGCGTTCGTGGCGGGGATGCGGGAGCCCGGCGGCGAGGTGCTCCTCCCCTTGACCGCGGTCCAGCTCCTATGGATCAACGTGGTGACCGACGGCCCGGTGGCGCTCGCGCTCGGCTTCGATCGGAACCCCGGCGCGATGAAGCGCCCGCCCCGCCCGCCCGACAGCCCGATGCTCGACCGTTTCGGGGTGCGGTTCGTGGTGGGGGTGGGGCTCCTGGCGTCGGCGGTCGGCCTCGCGCTGTTTGGCACGCTCCTGACACACGTGTCCTTCGGCGAGGCGCGCTCGGCGTTGTTCCAGTTCCTGGCGGTGGGCCAACTGCTGGTCGCCTACCCCGCGCGTTCGGCGTCGGCTTCGCGGCGCAACGTCGCGTTGGCCGCCTCGGTGGTCGGGGCGGTGGGGTTGCAGGTCGCGGCGGCCACGGTGCCGTGGCTGCGTACGGTGCTGGGGCTGGCGCCCATGACGCCCGCGGTCGCGGGCGCGGTGGCGGGGGCCGCGGTGCTATCGTGGGCGCTGGCGGAGGGGCTGGTGCGGACCCCGTGGTTGGCGGGGGCCGCACCTGCCCGACGCGTTCAGTCGGTTTTGTAG
- a CDS encoding BlaI/MecI/CopY family transcriptional regulator has translation MDASPPGKFEYELLRFLSGQEDLSVRQIFEEFGRPRGFVRGTIVKAVDRLLKKGLVDRKKVDGTFLYRTRQDAERMERQLVEAFIKERLGGRLKPIASFLAQSEDIDPSELEQFKELLDEMET, from the coding sequence ATGGACGCCTCCCCCCCTGGCAAATTCGAATACGAACTCTTGAGATTCCTCTCCGGCCAAGAGGATCTGTCGGTGAGGCAGATCTTCGAGGAGTTCGGAAGGCCGAGGGGGTTCGTTCGCGGCACCATCGTCAAGGCCGTGGACCGCCTCCTCAAGAAAGGGCTGGTCGACCGGAAGAAGGTCGACGGCACCTTTCTCTACCGCACCAGGCAGGACGCCGAGCGGATGGAGCGCCAACTCGTGGAGGCGTTCATCAAGGAGAGGCTGGGCGGAAGGCTGAAACCCATCGCGTCCTTCCTCGCCCAGTCCGAGGACATCGACCCCTCGGAGCTCGAGCAGTTCAAGGAGCTCCTGGACGAGATGGAGACCTAG
- a CDS encoding DUF2202 domain-containing protein, whose product MKPIWNTTAAALAATALLGLAYAAGPEQGTRVDGVGATAFDTAALETRLGSLTGAQLSNAEKEGLLFMREEEKLAFDVYNALATRWGRPFSNIARAEQTHMDAVKVLLDRYQLQDPMTIGKAGTFANPTLQRLYNDLVKAGRVSRTEALKVGAQIEELDIFDLQRWIKQTTNTDILSVYANLEKGSRNHLRAFDSNLTRFGATYEPKHLSSEAYRKIVTSPMERGRGGN is encoded by the coding sequence ATGAAACCCATCTGGAACACCACAGCCGCAGCCCTCGCGGCCACTGCACTCCTCGGGCTGGCCTATGCGGCGGGACCGGAACAGGGCACTCGAGTGGACGGGGTCGGCGCAACCGCGTTCGATACGGCCGCCCTCGAGACCCGTCTTGGGAGTCTGACTGGAGCCCAACTCTCGAACGCGGAGAAGGAAGGGCTGCTCTTCATGCGCGAGGAGGAGAAGCTGGCGTTCGACGTGTACAACGCGCTCGCCACCCGGTGGGGACGACCCTTCTCCAACATCGCGCGCGCCGAACAGACGCACATGGACGCCGTGAAGGTGCTCCTGGACCGCTACCAGCTCCAAGACCCGATGACCATCGGCAAAGCCGGCACGTTCGCCAACCCCACGCTGCAGCGCCTCTACAACGATCTGGTGAAGGCTGGCAGGGTTTCGCGAACGGAAGCCCTGAAGGTCGGTGCGCAGATCGAAGAACTGGACATCTTCGACCTCCAGCGGTGGATCAAACAGACCACCAACACCGACATCCTCAGTGTCTACGCGAACCTTGAGAAGGGGTCGCGCAACCACCTTCGCGCGTTCGACTCCAACCTGACTCGTTTTGGCGCGACCTACGAGCCTAAGCACCTCTCTTCCGAGGCTTACAGAAAGATCGTCACCAGCCCCATGGAGCGTGGCAGAGGAGGCAATTGA